A part of Neovison vison isolate M4711 chromosome 8, ASM_NN_V1, whole genome shotgun sequence genomic DNA contains:
- the CCDC142 gene encoding coiled-coil domain-containing protein 142 isoform X2, which translates to MAQASRSGGLLPPLPTLPPLRAQPGGAVEEQWESRQAGTPGGDFRGWSWLPVAGSIPCLDPRPGGARGGRPCWAAPVDAREHQDEGAADWWREAAVGRPIPPALQRLRAVLLRLHREREQLLQARDCTRHLQAAVRLLRIMSASAPGPDPGSWPQLCRDLLLHPSRRAVLQIGLRETPVPLLLARPIGLAAQRLDAAIEMQLRALGREAASPGLSSQLADVLLALPAYHQLQEKALSHVPGAARPFPPARVLRLLTGERGCQVAGQLGEALEGAGLRDQLRSRCQEERELLPGLLGLLGGVADSATSGLGLEGAGALWSRYWTLLWAACAQSLDLSLGPWRDRRAAAQQLSQALGQGFCQALGSAGEDHSSLASSSHTTELLQQLFPPLLDALQVPRSGLLLCQPPGPAPLALGLCTLQTTLVWFLSKTQQHLAAWAPGSFLVLIQKNLPPLLHEAAALSRLAAEESLGLEVEQQLGLEIQKLTSQIQLLPEESLSLFFQECHKQATQGFEIYMPRGRYWRNRLSPELPSIPSEYAGLVVRTVLEPVLQGLQGLPPQAQAPALGQALTAILGAWLDHILAHGIRFSLQGALQLRQDFGVVRQLLEEEQWGLSPELRQTLLTLSIFQRLDGALLCLFQQPLPKSEVQRRPPCCCTCNEVQSIELPSSSLNSLESLEPPLRPGAPPAQTAQLLSTLWGGGPSPEAYLVGNQQAWLALRQHQRPRWHLSFLSCLGISHES; encoded by the exons ATGGCCCAGGCATCTCGCTCTGGTGGCCTTCTGCCTCCGCTTCCTACCCTGCCGCCGTTGAGGGCGCAACCCGGAGGCGCCgtggaggagcagtgggagagtaGGCAGGCGGGGACTCCTGGCGGGGACTTTCGTGGCTGGTCGTGGCTGCCGGTTGCCGGGAGCATCCCCTGCCTAGACCCGCGGCCCGGTGGAGCCCGGGGAGGGCGGCCGTGTTGGGCGGCGCCGGTGGACGCCAGAGAGCACCAGGACGAGGGCGCGGCGGACTGGTGGCGGGAGGCGGCAGTGGGCCGCCCGATCCCGCCCGCGCTGCAGCGTCTTCGGGCAGTGTTGCTGCGGCTGCATCGCGAGCGGGAGCAGCTCCTCCAAGCCCGGGACTGCACCCGCCACCTACAGGCAGCCGTGCGCCTCCTGAGGATCATGAGTGCAAGCGCGCCGGGCCCCGACCCCGGCTCCTGGCCTCAGCTGTGCCGCGACCTGCTACTGCACCCCTCCCGAAGAGCTGTGCTGCAAATCGGCCTACGGGAGACTCCCGTACCGTTACTCCTGGCGCGCCCTATCGGACTGGCGGCCCAGCGCCTGGATGCTGCCATCGAGATGCAGCTTCGGGCTCTGGGTCGGGAGGCGGCCAGCCCCGGCTTGTCTTCCCAACTTGCCGACGTGCTGCTGGCGCTTCCCGCCTACCACCAGCTGCAGGAAAAAGCCTTGAGCCATGTCCCTGGGGCAGCGCGCCCTTTCCCGCCGGCCCGTGTGCTCCGCCTCCTGACGGGGGAGCGGGGTTGCCAGGTGGCGGGTCAGCTAGGTGAGGCGCTCGAGGGAGCGGGCTTGCGGGATCAGCTCCGCAGTCGGTGCCAAGAAGAGCGGGAGCTGCTGCCggggctgctggggctgctggggggtgTGGCAGATTCAGCCACCAGTGGACTGGGGCTTGAAGGGGCTGGAGCCCTGTGGAGCCGGTACTGGACCCTGCTGTGGGCAGCTTGTGCTCAGAGTCTGGACCTAAGTCTAGGACCCTGGAGGGACCGCAGGGCAGCGGCACAACAGCTGAGTcaggcactgggtcagg GCTTCTGCCAGGCCTTGGGATCTGCTGGTGAAGATCACAGCAGCCTTGCCTCATCCTCTCATACCACCGAACTTTTGCAAcagctcttccctcctctcttggATGCCCTTCAAGTACCCAGGTCAGGGCTGCTCCTCTGTCAGCCTCCAG GTCCTGCACCACTTGCTCTGGGGCTCTGTACCCTGCAGACCACCTTGGTCTGGTTTCTGAGCAAAACTCAGCAGCATCTGGCAGCGTGGGCCCCAGGTTCCTTCCTGGTCCTGATCCAGAAGAACTTACCT CCTCTATTGCATGAGGCAGCAGCTCTGTCTAGACTGGCAGCAGAGGAAAGTTTGGGCCTGGAAGTGGAGCAGCAACTGGGCCTGGAGATCCAGAAGCTAACTTCACAGATCCAG CTCCTGCCTGAGGAGTCACTAAGTCTCTTTTTTCAAGAATGTCATAAACAAGCCACACAGGGCTTCGAAATCTACATGCCACGGGGTCGGTACTGGCGGAATCGTCTCTCTCCGG AACTCCCCAGCATTCCTAGTGAGTATGCTGGGTTGGTGGTTCGCACTGTCCTGGAGCCTGTGTTGCAAGGATTGCAGGGATTGCCACCTCAAGCGCAGGCCCCTGCCCTTGGCCAGGCACTGACAGCCATCCTGGGTGCCTGGCTTGACCACATCCTGGCGCACGGGATCCGGTTCAG CCTGCAGGGGGCGCTGCAGCTTAGACAAGACTTTGGAGTGGTCCGCCAGTTGTTGGAGGAGGAACAGTGGGGCCTGTCCCCGGAACTTCGCCAGACTCTGCTCACGCTCAGCATCTTCCAGAGGCTGGATGGTGCCCTGCTGTGTCTATTCCAGCAGCCCCTGCCTAAGTCTGAGGTCCAGAGGAGGCCTCCCTGTTGCT GTACATGCAATGAAGTCCAGTCCATCGAACTGCCCAGCAGCAGCCTTAACAGCCTAGAAAGCTTGGAGCCCCCTCTTCGGCCTGGAGCACCCCCAGCCCAGACAGCTCAGCTGCTAAGCACACTGTGGGGAGGGGGACCTAGCCCAGAGGCTTACCTGGTGGGAAATCAGCAGGCCTGGCTGGCCCTGAGGCAGCACCAGCGCCCGCGTTGGcacttgtcttttctttcctgcctGGGGATCAGTCATGAATCCTAA
- the CCDC142 gene encoding coiled-coil domain-containing protein 142 isoform X1: MAQASRSGGLLPPLPTLPPLRAQPGGAVEEQWESRQAGTPGGDFRGWSWLPVAGSIPCLDPRPGGARGGRPCWAAPVDAREHQDEGAADWWREAAVGRPIPPALQRLRAVLLRLHREREQLLQARDCTRHLQAAVRLLRIMSASAPGPDPGSWPQLCRDLLLHPSRRAVLQIGLRETPVPLLLARPIGLAAQRLDAAIEMQLRALGREAASPGLSSQLADVLLALPAYHQLQEKALSHVPGAARPFPPARVLRLLTGERGCQVAGQLGEALEGAGLRDQLRSRCQEERELLPGLLGLLGGVADSATSGLGLEGAGALWSRYWTLLWAACAQSLDLSLGPWRDRRAAAQQLSQALGQAPLPQECEKELSSLCRNLFHQSLTWSWDQGFCQALGSAGEDHSSLASSSHTTELLQQLFPPLLDALQVPRSGLLLCQPPGPAPLALGLCTLQTTLVWFLSKTQQHLAAWAPGSFLVLIQKNLPPLLHEAAALSRLAAEESLGLEVEQQLGLEIQKLTSQIQLLPEESLSLFFQECHKQATQGFEIYMPRGRYWRNRLSPELPSIPSEYAGLVVRTVLEPVLQGLQGLPPQAQAPALGQALTAILGAWLDHILAHGIRFSLQGALQLRQDFGVVRQLLEEEQWGLSPELRQTLLTLSIFQRLDGALLCLFQQPLPKSEVQRRPPCCCTCNEVQSIELPSSSLNSLESLEPPLRPGAPPAQTAQLLSTLWGGGPSPEAYLVGNQQAWLALRQHQRPRWHLSFLSCLGISHES, encoded by the exons ATGGCCCAGGCATCTCGCTCTGGTGGCCTTCTGCCTCCGCTTCCTACCCTGCCGCCGTTGAGGGCGCAACCCGGAGGCGCCgtggaggagcagtgggagagtaGGCAGGCGGGGACTCCTGGCGGGGACTTTCGTGGCTGGTCGTGGCTGCCGGTTGCCGGGAGCATCCCCTGCCTAGACCCGCGGCCCGGTGGAGCCCGGGGAGGGCGGCCGTGTTGGGCGGCGCCGGTGGACGCCAGAGAGCACCAGGACGAGGGCGCGGCGGACTGGTGGCGGGAGGCGGCAGTGGGCCGCCCGATCCCGCCCGCGCTGCAGCGTCTTCGGGCAGTGTTGCTGCGGCTGCATCGCGAGCGGGAGCAGCTCCTCCAAGCCCGGGACTGCACCCGCCACCTACAGGCAGCCGTGCGCCTCCTGAGGATCATGAGTGCAAGCGCGCCGGGCCCCGACCCCGGCTCCTGGCCTCAGCTGTGCCGCGACCTGCTACTGCACCCCTCCCGAAGAGCTGTGCTGCAAATCGGCCTACGGGAGACTCCCGTACCGTTACTCCTGGCGCGCCCTATCGGACTGGCGGCCCAGCGCCTGGATGCTGCCATCGAGATGCAGCTTCGGGCTCTGGGTCGGGAGGCGGCCAGCCCCGGCTTGTCTTCCCAACTTGCCGACGTGCTGCTGGCGCTTCCCGCCTACCACCAGCTGCAGGAAAAAGCCTTGAGCCATGTCCCTGGGGCAGCGCGCCCTTTCCCGCCGGCCCGTGTGCTCCGCCTCCTGACGGGGGAGCGGGGTTGCCAGGTGGCGGGTCAGCTAGGTGAGGCGCTCGAGGGAGCGGGCTTGCGGGATCAGCTCCGCAGTCGGTGCCAAGAAGAGCGGGAGCTGCTGCCggggctgctggggctgctggggggtgTGGCAGATTCAGCCACCAGTGGACTGGGGCTTGAAGGGGCTGGAGCCCTGTGGAGCCGGTACTGGACCCTGCTGTGGGCAGCTTGTGCTCAGAGTCTGGACCTAAGTCTAGGACCCTGGAGGGACCGCAGGGCAGCGGCACAACAGCTGAGTcaggcactgggtcagg CACCCCTGCCTCAGGAGTGTGAGAAGGAGTTGTCTTCTTTGTGTCGCAACCTATTTCATCAGTCTCTTACCTGGAGCTGGGACCAAG GCTTCTGCCAGGCCTTGGGATCTGCTGGTGAAGATCACAGCAGCCTTGCCTCATCCTCTCATACCACCGAACTTTTGCAAcagctcttccctcctctcttggATGCCCTTCAAGTACCCAGGTCAGGGCTGCTCCTCTGTCAGCCTCCAG GTCCTGCACCACTTGCTCTGGGGCTCTGTACCCTGCAGACCACCTTGGTCTGGTTTCTGAGCAAAACTCAGCAGCATCTGGCAGCGTGGGCCCCAGGTTCCTTCCTGGTCCTGATCCAGAAGAACTTACCT CCTCTATTGCATGAGGCAGCAGCTCTGTCTAGACTGGCAGCAGAGGAAAGTTTGGGCCTGGAAGTGGAGCAGCAACTGGGCCTGGAGATCCAGAAGCTAACTTCACAGATCCAG CTCCTGCCTGAGGAGTCACTAAGTCTCTTTTTTCAAGAATGTCATAAACAAGCCACACAGGGCTTCGAAATCTACATGCCACGGGGTCGGTACTGGCGGAATCGTCTCTCTCCGG AACTCCCCAGCATTCCTAGTGAGTATGCTGGGTTGGTGGTTCGCACTGTCCTGGAGCCTGTGTTGCAAGGATTGCAGGGATTGCCACCTCAAGCGCAGGCCCCTGCCCTTGGCCAGGCACTGACAGCCATCCTGGGTGCCTGGCTTGACCACATCCTGGCGCACGGGATCCGGTTCAG CCTGCAGGGGGCGCTGCAGCTTAGACAAGACTTTGGAGTGGTCCGCCAGTTGTTGGAGGAGGAACAGTGGGGCCTGTCCCCGGAACTTCGCCAGACTCTGCTCACGCTCAGCATCTTCCAGAGGCTGGATGGTGCCCTGCTGTGTCTATTCCAGCAGCCCCTGCCTAAGTCTGAGGTCCAGAGGAGGCCTCCCTGTTGCT GTACATGCAATGAAGTCCAGTCCATCGAACTGCCCAGCAGCAGCCTTAACAGCCTAGAAAGCTTGGAGCCCCCTCTTCGGCCTGGAGCACCCCCAGCCCAGACAGCTCAGCTGCTAAGCACACTGTGGGGAGGGGGACCTAGCCCAGAGGCTTACCTGGTGGGAAATCAGCAGGCCTGGCTGGCCCTGAGGCAGCACCAGCGCCCGCGTTGGcacttgtcttttctttcctgcctGGGGATCAGTCATGAATCCTAA
- the CCDC142 gene encoding coiled-coil domain-containing protein 142 isoform X4 → MAQASRSGGLLPPLPTLPPLRAQPGGAVEEQWESRQAGTPGGDFRGWSWLPVAGSIPCLDPRPGGARGGRPCWAAPVDAREHQDEGAADWWREAAVGRPIPPALQRLRAVLLRLHREREQLLQARDCTRHLQAAVRLLRIMSASAPGPDPGSWPQLCRDLLLHPSRRAVLQIGLRETPVPLLLARPIGLAAQRLDAAIEMQLRALGREAASPGLSSQLADVLLALPAYHQLQEKALSHVPGAARPFPPARVLRLLTGERGCQVAGQLGEALEGAGLRDQLRSRCQEERELLPGLLGLLGGVADSATSGLGLEGAGALWSRYWTLLWAACAQSLDLSLGPWRDRRAAAQQLSQALGQAPLPQECEKELSSLCRNLFHQSLTWSWDQGFCQALGSAGEDHSSLASSSHTTELLQQLFPPLLDALQVPRSGLLLCQPPGPAPLALGLCTLQTTLVWFLSKTQQHLAAWAPGSFLVLIQKNLPPLLHEAAALSRLAAEESLGLEVEQQLGLEIQKLTSQIQLLPEESLSLFFQECHKQATQGFEIYMPRGRYWRNRLSPACRGRCSLDKTLEWSASCWRRNSGACPRNFARLCSRSASSRGWMVPCCVYSSSPCLSLRSRGGLPVAVHAMKSSPSNCPAAALTA, encoded by the exons ATGGCCCAGGCATCTCGCTCTGGTGGCCTTCTGCCTCCGCTTCCTACCCTGCCGCCGTTGAGGGCGCAACCCGGAGGCGCCgtggaggagcagtgggagagtaGGCAGGCGGGGACTCCTGGCGGGGACTTTCGTGGCTGGTCGTGGCTGCCGGTTGCCGGGAGCATCCCCTGCCTAGACCCGCGGCCCGGTGGAGCCCGGGGAGGGCGGCCGTGTTGGGCGGCGCCGGTGGACGCCAGAGAGCACCAGGACGAGGGCGCGGCGGACTGGTGGCGGGAGGCGGCAGTGGGCCGCCCGATCCCGCCCGCGCTGCAGCGTCTTCGGGCAGTGTTGCTGCGGCTGCATCGCGAGCGGGAGCAGCTCCTCCAAGCCCGGGACTGCACCCGCCACCTACAGGCAGCCGTGCGCCTCCTGAGGATCATGAGTGCAAGCGCGCCGGGCCCCGACCCCGGCTCCTGGCCTCAGCTGTGCCGCGACCTGCTACTGCACCCCTCCCGAAGAGCTGTGCTGCAAATCGGCCTACGGGAGACTCCCGTACCGTTACTCCTGGCGCGCCCTATCGGACTGGCGGCCCAGCGCCTGGATGCTGCCATCGAGATGCAGCTTCGGGCTCTGGGTCGGGAGGCGGCCAGCCCCGGCTTGTCTTCCCAACTTGCCGACGTGCTGCTGGCGCTTCCCGCCTACCACCAGCTGCAGGAAAAAGCCTTGAGCCATGTCCCTGGGGCAGCGCGCCCTTTCCCGCCGGCCCGTGTGCTCCGCCTCCTGACGGGGGAGCGGGGTTGCCAGGTGGCGGGTCAGCTAGGTGAGGCGCTCGAGGGAGCGGGCTTGCGGGATCAGCTCCGCAGTCGGTGCCAAGAAGAGCGGGAGCTGCTGCCggggctgctggggctgctggggggtgTGGCAGATTCAGCCACCAGTGGACTGGGGCTTGAAGGGGCTGGAGCCCTGTGGAGCCGGTACTGGACCCTGCTGTGGGCAGCTTGTGCTCAGAGTCTGGACCTAAGTCTAGGACCCTGGAGGGACCGCAGGGCAGCGGCACAACAGCTGAGTcaggcactgggtcagg CACCCCTGCCTCAGGAGTGTGAGAAGGAGTTGTCTTCTTTGTGTCGCAACCTATTTCATCAGTCTCTTACCTGGAGCTGGGACCAAG GCTTCTGCCAGGCCTTGGGATCTGCTGGTGAAGATCACAGCAGCCTTGCCTCATCCTCTCATACCACCGAACTTTTGCAAcagctcttccctcctctcttggATGCCCTTCAAGTACCCAGGTCAGGGCTGCTCCTCTGTCAGCCTCCAG GTCCTGCACCACTTGCTCTGGGGCTCTGTACCCTGCAGACCACCTTGGTCTGGTTTCTGAGCAAAACTCAGCAGCATCTGGCAGCGTGGGCCCCAGGTTCCTTCCTGGTCCTGATCCAGAAGAACTTACCT CCTCTATTGCATGAGGCAGCAGCTCTGTCTAGACTGGCAGCAGAGGAAAGTTTGGGCCTGGAAGTGGAGCAGCAACTGGGCCTGGAGATCCAGAAGCTAACTTCACAGATCCAG CTCCTGCCTGAGGAGTCACTAAGTCTCTTTTTTCAAGAATGTCATAAACAAGCCACACAGGGCTTCGAAATCTACATGCCACGGGGTCGGTACTGGCGGAATCGTCTCTCTCCGG CCTGCAGGGGGCGCTGCAGCTTAGACAAGACTTTGGAGTGGTCCGCCAGTTGTTGGAGGAGGAACAGTGGGGCCTGTCCCCGGAACTTCGCCAGACTCTGCTCACGCTCAGCATCTTCCAGAGGCTGGATGGTGCCCTGCTGTGTCTATTCCAGCAGCCCCTGCCTAAGTCTGAGGTCCAGAGGAGGCCTCCCTGTTGCT GTACATGCAATGAAGTCCAGTCCATCGAACTGCCCAGCAGCAGCCTTAACAGCCTAG
- the CCDC142 gene encoding coiled-coil domain-containing protein 142 isoform X3 has translation MAQASRSGGLLPPLPTLPPLRAQPGGAVEEQWESRQAGTPGGDFRGWSWLPVAGSIPCLDPRPGGARGGRPCWAAPVDAREHQDEGAADWWREAAVGRPIPPALQRLRAVLLRLHREREQLLQARDCTRHLQAAVRLLRIMSASAPGPDPGSWPQLCRDLLLHPSRRAVLQIGLRETPVPLLLARPIGLAAQRLDAAIEMQLRALGREAASPGLSSQLADVLLALPAYHQLQEKALSHVPGAARPFPPARVLRLLTGERGCQVAGQLGEALEGAGLRDQLRSRCQEERELLPGLLGLLGGVADSATSGLGLEGAGALWSRYWTLLWAACAQSLDLSLGPWRDRRAAAQQLSQALGQAPLPQECEKELSSLCRNLFHQSLTWSWDQGFCQALGSAGEDHSSLASSSHTTELLQQLFPPLLDALQVPRSGLLLCQPPGPAPLALGLCTLQTTLVWFLSKTQQHLAAWAPGSFLVLIQKNLPPLLHEAAALSRLAAEESLGLEVEQQLGLEIQKLTSQIQLLPEESLSLFFQECHKQATQGFEIYMPRGRYWRNRLSPACRGRCSLDKTLEWSASCWRRNSGACPRNFARLCSRSASSRGWMVPCCVYSSSPCLSLRSRGGLPVAVSHSSLTLGSLPCPLLLYVPYLPSSLVTSCGCQ, from the exons ATGGCCCAGGCATCTCGCTCTGGTGGCCTTCTGCCTCCGCTTCCTACCCTGCCGCCGTTGAGGGCGCAACCCGGAGGCGCCgtggaggagcagtgggagagtaGGCAGGCGGGGACTCCTGGCGGGGACTTTCGTGGCTGGTCGTGGCTGCCGGTTGCCGGGAGCATCCCCTGCCTAGACCCGCGGCCCGGTGGAGCCCGGGGAGGGCGGCCGTGTTGGGCGGCGCCGGTGGACGCCAGAGAGCACCAGGACGAGGGCGCGGCGGACTGGTGGCGGGAGGCGGCAGTGGGCCGCCCGATCCCGCCCGCGCTGCAGCGTCTTCGGGCAGTGTTGCTGCGGCTGCATCGCGAGCGGGAGCAGCTCCTCCAAGCCCGGGACTGCACCCGCCACCTACAGGCAGCCGTGCGCCTCCTGAGGATCATGAGTGCAAGCGCGCCGGGCCCCGACCCCGGCTCCTGGCCTCAGCTGTGCCGCGACCTGCTACTGCACCCCTCCCGAAGAGCTGTGCTGCAAATCGGCCTACGGGAGACTCCCGTACCGTTACTCCTGGCGCGCCCTATCGGACTGGCGGCCCAGCGCCTGGATGCTGCCATCGAGATGCAGCTTCGGGCTCTGGGTCGGGAGGCGGCCAGCCCCGGCTTGTCTTCCCAACTTGCCGACGTGCTGCTGGCGCTTCCCGCCTACCACCAGCTGCAGGAAAAAGCCTTGAGCCATGTCCCTGGGGCAGCGCGCCCTTTCCCGCCGGCCCGTGTGCTCCGCCTCCTGACGGGGGAGCGGGGTTGCCAGGTGGCGGGTCAGCTAGGTGAGGCGCTCGAGGGAGCGGGCTTGCGGGATCAGCTCCGCAGTCGGTGCCAAGAAGAGCGGGAGCTGCTGCCggggctgctggggctgctggggggtgTGGCAGATTCAGCCACCAGTGGACTGGGGCTTGAAGGGGCTGGAGCCCTGTGGAGCCGGTACTGGACCCTGCTGTGGGCAGCTTGTGCTCAGAGTCTGGACCTAAGTCTAGGACCCTGGAGGGACCGCAGGGCAGCGGCACAACAGCTGAGTcaggcactgggtcagg CACCCCTGCCTCAGGAGTGTGAGAAGGAGTTGTCTTCTTTGTGTCGCAACCTATTTCATCAGTCTCTTACCTGGAGCTGGGACCAAG GCTTCTGCCAGGCCTTGGGATCTGCTGGTGAAGATCACAGCAGCCTTGCCTCATCCTCTCATACCACCGAACTTTTGCAAcagctcttccctcctctcttggATGCCCTTCAAGTACCCAGGTCAGGGCTGCTCCTCTGTCAGCCTCCAG GTCCTGCACCACTTGCTCTGGGGCTCTGTACCCTGCAGACCACCTTGGTCTGGTTTCTGAGCAAAACTCAGCAGCATCTGGCAGCGTGGGCCCCAGGTTCCTTCCTGGTCCTGATCCAGAAGAACTTACCT CCTCTATTGCATGAGGCAGCAGCTCTGTCTAGACTGGCAGCAGAGGAAAGTTTGGGCCTGGAAGTGGAGCAGCAACTGGGCCTGGAGATCCAGAAGCTAACTTCACAGATCCAG CTCCTGCCTGAGGAGTCACTAAGTCTCTTTTTTCAAGAATGTCATAAACAAGCCACACAGGGCTTCGAAATCTACATGCCACGGGGTCGGTACTGGCGGAATCGTCTCTCTCCGG CCTGCAGGGGGCGCTGCAGCTTAGACAAGACTTTGGAGTGGTCCGCCAGTTGTTGGAGGAGGAACAGTGGGGCCTGTCCCCGGAACTTCGCCAGACTCTGCTCACGCTCAGCATCTTCCAGAGGCTGGATGGTGCCCTGCTGTGTCTATTCCAGCAGCCCCTGCCTAAGTCTGAGGTCCAGAGGAGGCCTCCCTGTTGCTGTGAGTCACTCTTCCCTAACTCTAGGCTCTTTGCCCTGCCCCTTGCTACTTTATGTGCCCTACCTCCCATCCTCCTTAGTTACCTCGTGTGGTTGTCAATAG